The Aspergillus luchuensis IFO 4308 DNA, chromosome 4, nearly complete sequence DNA window AGAATCTATGACGCAGCCCACTGCTAGCAGCTATGATGAGAAGTGAAAGGCCAGATACGTACGAAGTCAACTccgatggtggagatgtaGCTCTCCGTGTAGGTATCGTCGGCAAAACGGAGGAGCAAGCACGACTTTCCAACACCAGAGTCTCCGATGAGGAGCAGCTTGAAGAGATAATCGTATCTAGCCAAACTATTAGCatatcgatcgatcgatacGCACGCAGAGGGCCGCGCTGAGCCAAATAAGGCGTGGGGGAAACGGAGGATCGTGGGGGGCTCTAATAGGGGTTCAAATTAGCACGGAAACCAAgagataaagaatatatgGATGAAAAGACGCAGTGCCATCATGACAAGGGGGCATCGCCGGAACCTGATGAGTTGTAGGCCAAATATGGGCGATCAAGGGCACTTACCACTCGGGATTCATGATGGGGCACTTGGACGGTACGTCAGCGTATGCGAAATCTAGAGAGTTATTTGATGGAAAGGTGGAGAGCTGAAGTTGCAGAAGAGTAGTATTAGGCGTGGCAACAAGCCGATGTAGTAAACGATACTTGAGTGTCTACTTAATGAGATGACCGAGCGGTCTCTTGAAATGGCGGTTGCGTTGCTGACTGCAGGAGAGCAGGCGAGCCCAACGTGCAGGTTCCAATACTGGCGCTAGTCCGTCTCCTGCCTAGTGTGGACCTCCTGGGTGGGAATGACCGTTTCACGCTCGCCCGCCCCAGACCCATGACCCAAGCCAGGCTAGTGCGCCAATCAAGAGACACTAACAACCACATGCAAATGAACAGATTCTAGGGACGGGCCTATCTAGGAGATGGTACTTACAGTAGTGCGACTTAAGTTGCACAATGTGCACTCCGGTTCTAACCAGGTTTAGGTGGCTCGGTACCGCCCTTTTTCTTCAGCCTTTTCCCCAGGTAACATACCTTCGGTCCTCCCGATAGAACAATGCAAAATGAAAAGGTACTTATTTACGTCTgctagctatatatatatacgtACTACCAAGAGCCGGCCCCTCTCCCGTCACATGTGCAAGTCAGGGAGACATCGAATACTACCATAGTATAACGAAGTGCTCCACCTTCACTTCCTAAGACGAAAGACAGTCCATCACGCATCAAGACAGGTACAAGTCAGGAGTTCTAGTTCTACAAAGCTCTGAATTCAGATGATTCACAGAATGGCAGGTGTTCTAAATCACAAGGCACCATATTCACCTAGTGGTACAAATAGATTATCAAAACCATTTACCTTCGTCCAAAGTGGATCAAGCGTAGCCATGGGCCTGGAGCCATTCCAAGACCTGCTTCTCGTCTCTTTCCTTGTAGCGTGCATTCGTCCGGATGCTATCAGCGACAATTACCAGGGCGCGATCGTACGCGCCGGTGTCCTTCTCCCGGAAAAATGAAGCAATATCGGCTGCAATATCGTGGTCTGCGAATTTGGACAGTCCCATGCGCACAAACCGCTCGAAAACGACATTGTTCGCCGACAAACGAGTTTCAACTGCCGACCAGTTCTCTTTCATATAATCCCATAGAAGGTGGCGAGTTAAGGGATTCGTAGCCATTGAAGTCGCGCCATTATGAATATCTTGGATTGCAACCTTGTCTGAGAAGACGAAGTCCATATAATCCTTTACCAGCTCAGCATCTTTAGTACGCCCAAGAGCTCCTAGGCAAATCTCTTTGCCGTCAACGGAGTCGGTTTTGAGGTACTCTTGCTTTACGGCGTTATATTCTTCCCGACCGCCCTCCGAGATTACGATACTAAAGATCACTGAGCGTAGGTTGGTATGCACAGCGTTCTTATCGTTGCCTGTTTTCCAAAGCTCGAATCGTCGTTTGGCCTCGGGTATGATGCTAGCAAAAAGTTAGACCTTGAACAAAACGTCTCCTGGTTGACATACTCTTTGTGGCCCGCACGGCCAGCCATCCCAATTAGAAGCTTACGAAGTTGGACAGTGAGATAGTCATCCTCCGAGCTGAATTCCCAACCGATTTCATTAGCGGCAGGGGATGAGAGCTCGAGGGCAAACCTCTTGAGTCCCGCTGCTACCGACTCATTCAGGGCGAACACAGAGCGTAAGTTCGCAACGGTGGAAGAGATTTGGGACCAGACCCTATGGAAGTCGTTAAGAACCAAGCATGAAGTGTAAGAATTGCCGAATCTTGGGAAGGGTAAAGAATGTCATAGTTAGATACTCACAGATAATTCTTTTCGCCCTTAAACCCCTCTAAGAGAGCCAATAGAGCAGCAGTAGATCCGTCCCCGGAAACAGCCAGGGCAGCGGCATCGCCAATCAATCCGATCTTATCCTCGGTGCTCAGCAGATCCAGAGATTGAGCGAGTTTCGCCAGCCGATCGGCAGGGTAATTGGTTCGGTAAAAGCCGGACAGGTCTTTGTTCAGCTTGTAAAAGGAATCTTTTCCGAGTTCTCCAATTGTAGCTTCCTTGGAAACGAGAGCACCGGGCTTTACGTCGGCCATCTTAGGTCCTGATTTGACACCAAGGGGAATCCACCAAGccgtctcatcttcctcgggcTTAACATCACCCGTCGACAAGAAGCGGTTCTGACGAACATTGAGCTGCCCGGCTTGCTCGGTCACGGTGACGACAGGGAAGCCAATCTTGCGAATCCATGGATCCTTCATGATGCAGTCAGATCAGTAGTCCACTTTTTAAAAGAAAGGCAGCTCACCATAAAGCTAGTAACATCCTGATTGGACGCTTCGCTGAGAGCGCTCCAAAGATCATTAGTGGTAGCATTGCCTGGATTCGTCAGTGATTAGCAACCCCGATCCCCTATGGTCTTCGATGTGTACTTACCATATGCATGGGCTTTGAGATAAGTGGCTACTCCCCGCAGAAATGTTTCCCGTCCAAGATGATCGCTTAGCATACGGATGACCGAGCTTCCCTTGAGGTAGCTGATGTGATCGAAGATTTGATCGACTTCAAGAGCGTTCCTCACAGGAACCTCAATCGGGTGGGAAGCTCGCAGTGAATCGAGTTGAAATGCTTGTTGGACACTCTCAGCCTATGCAAAAGTTAATAATCTACCACACAAGGCTGAATTTACCTCGAGAATTGCGTACAACAAACTGAGACCATATGTTCCACTCTGTTCGCGAGAAAATTGTCAGCTGCATTTGGTCTGTAAGCGCCCGGGTCCATTGAATACCTGGATAGAAATGATCCACAGCAAGCCAGCCAACCCATGTTGCAAAGCCTTCATTGAGCCACAACTCATTCCACCAATCCATCGTTACGAGATTTCCAAACCATTGGTGCGCCAATTCTAGGATTATCACTCGttaaaagaaaacaatgcTGCTCAAATTGCAAGGAAAGACAAACCATGCGCGACGACATATGCAATACGATTCTTGTATCTGGTGTCTGACTTGCCCTCGTCGAAAAGTACAGCAGTCGTTCGGTAGGTAACAAGTCCCCAGTTCTCCATGGCGCCCATAGCCTGAAGCATTTATCGTTAGTGGTTTCGACTCGTGAGAAACAGGATCAATTTCCGTACAAACTCGTGGACAGCAAGGAGATCCGCCTTAGGCAACGGATACTCGATCTCAAAGATTTCAGAGAAGTAATCGACCGTACGATGGGCACACTCCAAAGCAAAGCGAGCCTGCTCCTTGAGGCCCTTGGTCGTATACACGCGAACGGGGATGCTCTTGCCTTGATATTTGCGCTGAGTCATAGCCTCAACATATTCAAAGTCACCGACTGCCCATGCCAAAAGCTGAATAGAAGATGTCAAGAGTTAGTGTGGAGCATTACTATCAAGGGTCGGTGCAAACTGACGTAAGTACTCATGACCGGTGTGGTTTCGAAAGAGACCATCTTAAGTTCTGGCCTACTGCCGCTCCTTTCCGACTTGATAGGCATGTTGCTAAGGGCTGTTTGTCCTCGGGGAACCTCAATCTCAAAATCGAATGTGGCCTTCAG harbors:
- a CDS encoding M1 family metallopeptidase (COG:E,O;~EggNog:ENOG410PGKM;~InterPro:IPR014782,IPR033514,IPR042097,IPR024571, IPR034016,IPR001930;~MEROPS:MER0019759;~PFAM:PF17900,PF01433,PF11838;~go_function: GO:0008237 - metallopeptidase activity [Evidence IEA];~go_function: GO:0008270 - zinc ion binding [Evidence IEA];~go_process: GO:0006508 - proteolysis [Evidence IEA]), which translates into the protein MASKDRDILPDVVKPVHYNVSLFDLQFGGSWSYKGIVKIDSNVTRPTKSIVLNSKEIEVQDAEVFGKDGTKLAKASNIAYDTKSERVTFTFAEEIHPADVVLSISFTGIMNNAMAGFSRSKYKPVVDPTEDTPKEGDSYYMLSTQFESCDARRAFPCFDEPNLKATFDFEIEVPRGQTALSNMPIKSERSGSRPELKMVSFETTPVMSTYLLAWAVGDFEYVEAMTQRKYQGKSIPVRVYTTKGLKEQARFALECAHRTVDYFSEIFEIEYPLPKADLLAVHEFAMGAMENWGLVTYRTTAVLFDEGKSDTRYKNRIAYVVAHELAHQWFGNLVTMDWWNELWLNEGFATWVGWLAVDHFYPEWNIWSQFVAESVQQAFQLDSLRASHPIEVPVRNALEVDQIFDHISYLKGSSVIRMLSDHLGRETFLRGVATYLKAHAYGNATTNDLWSALSEASNQDVTSFMDPWIRKIGFPVVTVTEQAGQLNVRQNRFLSTGDVKPEEDETAWWIPLGVKSGPKMADVKPGALVSKEATIGELGKDSFYKLNKDLSGFYRTNYPADRLAKLAQSLDLLSTEDKIGLIGDAAALAVSGDGSTAALLALLEGFKGEKNYLVWSQISSTVANLRSVFALNESVAAGLKRFALELSSPAANEIGWEFSSEDDYLTVQLRKLLIGMAGRAGHKDIIPEAKRRFELWKTGNDKNAVHTNLRSVIFSIVISEGGREEYNAVKQEYLKTDSVDGKEICLGALGRTKDAELVKDYMDFVFSDKVAIQDIHNGATSMATNPLTRHLLWDYMKENWSAVETRLSANNVVFERFVRMGLSKFADHDIAADIASFFREKDTGAYDRALVIVADSIRTNARYKERDEKQVLEWLQAHGYA